The genomic stretch TCACCGAGCTCGACATGGTCGAGTCGGTCCAGGCGTCCGCCGACGGCGCTGTCCGCGTCGCGATCCGGCTGACCATCGTCGGCTGCCCGGCCGCCTCGGCGATCGAGCGCGATGCGCGCGAGGCTACGGCGTCGGTGCCCGGCGTCACGGGAGTGGAGGTCGCGGTCGGAGTCATGACGCCGGCCCAGCGCACGGCGCTCACCGAGCGTCTGCAGGGCGGGCGGCGGAGCATGCCCTTCGGTCCGGAGTCGCTCACCCGCGTCTACGCGGTCACCAGCGGCAAGGGCGGCGTCGGCAAGTCGACCGTCACCGCGAATCTCGCGGTCGCCCTGGCTCGGCGCGGACTCGCGGTCGGCCTGGTCGACGCCGACGTGCACGGCTTCTCGATCCCGGGCCTGCTCGGACTCGTGCGAGACGGACGCATCGCGGGTCCGACCCGCGTCGGCGAGCTGATGCTGCCTCCGGTAGCACACGGCGTGAAGGTCATCTCGATCGGGATGTTCCTCGACGGCGATATCCGCGGCGCGGCGGTCTCCTGGCGCGGGCCGATGCTGCACCGCACGATCTCGCAGTTCCTGACCGACGTCTACTTCGGCGACCTCGACGTGCTGCTGCTCGATCTGCCCCCCGGTACCGGCGACGTGGCGATCTCGATCGGGCAGCTGCTCCCCCATGCGGAAGTGCTGATCGTAACCACGCCGCAACCCGCGGCTGCCGATGTGGCTGAGCGCAGCGGGGCGCTGGCCCGGCAGTCGGGTCAGCGCATCATCGGCGTCGTCGAGAACATGTCCGGACTCCCTCAGCCCGACGGCTCGGTGCTGGAAATCTTCGGCAGCGGTGGCGGGGCCGAGGTGGCTCGCAGGCTCTCCGCCGCGGGGGATGCGGTGCCGTTGTTCGCGTCTCTGCCGATCAGTGTGTCCCTGCGGACCGGAGGCGACGAGGGCGTACCGGTCGTGGTCGGCGACCCCGAGGATCCGGCGGCGCGGGCGATTGATGCCCTGGCGACGACCCTCGCGTCACGGCCGCGAGGGCTGGCCGGGCGCCGACTACCGCTCGCCGCCGGCTGACGCCTCCGGCCCGCTCCCGCAGGAGCAGGGCTCAGGTGGCCTCGGAGTCGATGGGTGGTGGCGCGACGCTCGAGAGCGTGCCTGATCCGACGGAGCGCTGCATGGTCGTGTAGTAGCTGTCCTGCGCGGATCCGGTGCCGCCGGGTACCACCGGAGCGGCGACGGCGGACGGCGGCTTCACGGTGGGGACCGGGTCGTCGTCGAGTAGGGCGTCGCGGATGATGCGGCGGGGGTCGTACTGGCGCGGGTCGAGCTTCTTCCAGTCGACCTCGTCGAACTCGTCGCCCATCTCGTCTTTGACGCGCTCCCGGGCTTGAGTGGCGAATCCGCGCACCTTCCGCACGAGCTGCCCGAGCTGGGCGGCGTAGTGCGGGAGGCGATCGGGACCCAGCACGAAGACAGCGATGACCCCGATGATGAGGAGCTTGTCGAACGTCAGACCGAACACGAGGACAACACTAACCCGCCGCGCCTCCCTCGCGGAGCCCGCGCGCCACCGTAGCCTGACGATGCCCGGGCGCAATCCGCGCGGTGCACCGATCAGAGGAGCCCACCCGTGTCCGATAAGGATGCCAACTGGAAGTACGCCGAGGACGCGATCCTCGAGTCGGAAGGCATCGCCTCGGCTCGTCGGCTCTCGGTCGAGCTGGG from Rathayibacter rathayi encodes the following:
- a CDS encoding Mrp/NBP35 family ATP-binding protein: MPDAATLDAAVRAALARVLDPEIRKPITELDMVESVQASADGAVRVAIRLTIVGCPAASAIERDAREATASVPGVTGVEVAVGVMTPAQRTALTERLQGGRRSMPFGPESLTRVYAVTSGKGGVGKSTVTANLAVALARRGLAVGLVDADVHGFSIPGLLGLVRDGRIAGPTRVGELMLPPVAHGVKVISIGMFLDGDIRGAAVSWRGPMLHRTISQFLTDVYFGDLDVLLLDLPPGTGDVAISIGQLLPHAEVLIVTTPQPAAADVAERSGALARQSGQRIIGVVENMSGLPQPDGSVLEIFGSGGGAEVARRLSAAGDAVPLFASLPISVSLRTGGDEGVPVVVGDPEDPAARAIDALATTLASRPRGLAGRRLPLAAG
- a CDS encoding twin-arginine translocase TatA/TatE family subunit — its product is MFGLTFDKLLIIGVIAVFVLGPDRLPHYAAQLGQLVRKVRGFATQARERVKDEMGDEFDEVDWKKLDPRQYDPRRIIRDALLDDDPVPTVKPPSAVAAPVVPGGTGSAQDSYYTTMQRSVGSGTLSSVAPPPIDSEAT